The following are encoded together in the Deinococcus roseus genome:
- a CDS encoding MerR family transcriptional regulator, with translation MQDQLTISRFAFLTGLPPKTLRYYDEIGLFRPDRVDDFTGYRYYSVVQIGLAGKIKQWRQVGLPLEDIRVLIEHPEQAQEILKHHEQRLREEIQIREKSLWHLQHHLQEDSMHYRTEQIPTLQTLSIRTYLKVPEYEVIPEAFRELMGHYKRHGYQSNYPSFFACYNECEDGQNLVEMCIPVAGQLEGDGRIEVRTFEGRPAFIGRFVGPYDRVGAAYHKVVEEALRRGLKITGSTAEFYVKSVPDTPNPEEYETDIAFFLEPV, from the coding sequence ATGCAAGACCAGTTGACCATCTCCAGATTTGCTTTTCTGACGGGTTTGCCGCCCAAGACCCTGCGTTATTACGACGAGATCGGGCTGTTCAGGCCTGACCGGGTGGACGATTTCACCGGATACCGCTACTACAGCGTGGTCCAGATCGGACTGGCCGGAAAAATCAAACAGTGGCGGCAAGTCGGGCTTCCCCTGGAAGACATCCGGGTGCTGATTGAGCACCCCGAACAGGCCCAGGAGATCCTGAAACACCACGAGCAGCGCCTCAGAGAAGAAATCCAGATCAGGGAAAAGTCCCTCTGGCACTTGCAGCACCACCTACAGGAGGACAGCATGCATTACCGCACAGAACAGATTCCCACCTTGCAGACCCTCAGCATCCGCACCTACCTGAAAGTCCCGGAGTACGAGGTGATCCCTGAAGCCTTCCGGGAACTGATGGGCCACTACAAGAGGCACGGTTACCAGAGCAATTACCCCAGTTTCTTCGCCTGCTACAACGAATGCGAAGATGGACAGAACCTGGTGGAGATGTGCATTCCGGTTGCAGGACAGCTGGAAGGAGATGGACGCATCGAAGTGCGCACCTTTGAGGGCCGTCCTGCCTTCATTGGACGTTTTGTGGGGCCTTATGACCGCGTAGGGGCGGCCTACCATAAAGTGGTGGAAGAAGCCCTGCGCAGGGGCCTGAAGATCACGGGCAGCACGGCAGAGTTTTATGTCAAGAGCGTCCCGGACACCCCCAACCCCGAAGAATACGAGACCGACATTGCTTTCTTTCTGGAACCTGTTTGA
- a CDS encoding HAD family hydrolase produces the protein MFKAILFDLDQTLLDRKRTFRHFIEDQHQRHDMLQQIPRDAFLEDLTVLDDNGYGDKHRAYHAILKKYDLNTIHTDLLYQDFRGNYARCAQPYPDTHEVLQALQAAGFRMGIITNGMTATQATKMQSIGVEPFMEVALISEQEGIKKPNPEIFQRALQRMGLAASEVLFVGDHPENDVRAAQGVGMKAVLKLDGDEVDTSFADHVIADLRELLPLLISGSNSQQ, from the coding sequence ATGTTCAAGGCCATTCTTTTTGATCTGGACCAGACCCTGCTGGACCGCAAACGCACTTTCAGGCACTTCATTGAGGACCAGCACCAGCGTCACGACATGTTGCAACAGATCCCCCGTGATGCCTTTCTGGAAGACCTCACCGTGCTGGATGACAACGGTTACGGAGACAAACACCGCGCCTACCACGCCATCCTCAAAAAATACGACCTGAACACCATCCACACCGACCTGCTGTATCAGGATTTTCGGGGCAATTATGCCAGATGCGCCCAGCCCTACCCGGACACCCATGAGGTGCTGCAGGCTTTGCAGGCAGCAGGTTTCAGGATGGGCATCATCACCAATGGCATGACCGCCACCCAGGCCACCAAAATGCAGAGCATCGGGGTCGAGCCTTTCATGGAAGTGGCCCTGATCTCCGAGCAGGAAGGCATCAAGAAGCCCAACCCTGAGATCTTTCAGCGTGCCCTGCAACGCATGGGGCTTGCTGCTTCAGAGGTCCTTTTTGTAGGAGACCACCCCGAGAACGACGTGCGGGCCGCTCAGGGAGTGGGTATGAAGGCGGTGCTGAAACTGGATGGAGACGAGGTGGACACTTCTTTTGCAGACCATGTGATTGCAGACCTGCGTGAATTGCTGCCCCTGCTGATTTCTGGCAGCAATTCACAACAATAA